ATGCAGGTCGCGGAAAAATACACCGAAGTGCGTTGTGCCATGGCAGACATCTTCGAGCGCAATCATCGCTGCTATGGCTACCGACGGATGAGGGCTTCGCTGAGCAGGCAGTGCGTGCGCCTGTCTGAGAAGGTGGTGCAGCGCTTGATGAAGCAGGAATGCCTGGTCGTCGCCAAGCCGAAACGGCGTCGATACGGTTCCTACCTCGGAGAGATCAGTCCTGCGCCGGAAAATCTCCTCAATCGTGATTTCAAGGCTGCGGCGCCGAATGAGAAGTGGCTAACTGACATCTCGGAGTTCCAGATCCCGGCCGGCAAGGTGTACCTGTCCCCCATCATCGACTGCTTCGATGGGAAGGTAATCAGTTGGTCGATCGGCACGCGTCCCGACGCCGAGCTTGTGAACACGATGCTGGATGCTGCCGTCGAAACGGTGGCCTGCAGCGATAAACGGCCTGTTGTTCACTCCGATCGTGGCGCGCACTACCGCTGGCCCGGCTGGTTATCGCGCATCGCTGATGCGAAGCTGATTCGTTCGATGTCACGCAAGGGCTGCTCACCTGATAACGCGGCTTGTGAAGGCTTCTTCGGCCGTTTGAAAACGGAGCTGTTCTATCCTCGTAACTGGCAGTCAACGAGCATTGAACAGTTCATTCAGGCCCTGGACTCATACATTCGCTGGTACAACGAGAAACGTATCAAGATTTCCCTCGGCGCTCTCAGTCCCATTGAGTATCGTGAGAGCCTGGGCATCGCGGCATAACCAGTCCAAGTTTTTGTCCGCACCCCCGGTGGGTCAGTTTTCAATCAGCGCCAACACCGGCAGAGCACCTTCAGTTTCGATAATGCAGGGCAATCGTGGTCAGCATCGCCCTGCGTCACTCTATAAACGTTCATCCCGTCTCGACGAGGCACTCATCATTCCGGTGATGAACCTTTGTCGAATGTACGCCAGTTAAAGCACCTATTAGTGATCGTCGAACCGCAAGTCAGAATCGATACGTTTCCGTCAACTGAAGCGTTCTTGGCGGGCTTGGCATCAGTGTGTAGTCAAATGTCGCAGCGGTGCCACCGGTGTAATACTCGCGGTCGAACAGGTTGAAGACGTTCAGTTGCGTCGTCCATGATCCGATCTTGTAGGACGCCATCAAATCGGTGCGAACATAACCGGAAAGCTTGAAGGTGTTAGGCAGTGTCGCTTCGCGCGAGCCCACGTAATAGAGGCCGCCACCCAGTTGCAGTCCTTCAACGTACTCCAATTGGTAAGCCGTCCACAGGCTTGCGCTGTGGCGTGGGACACCACTCAGCACGTCGCCTGTTGGGTAGTTGCTATCACTACGCACTTTCGGCACGGTGTAGGTGTAACTCGCAGCGGTTTTCCAGCGGGGAGTGATATTGCCAGTTATGTCCAGTTCTACGCCTTGGCTGCGCTGCTTGCCCGTCAACACTTGGAGCAAAGGATTGTTCGGATCCGTGGTCAGAATGTGATTGCGATCTAAATTGAACACCGCCAGGTTCGCGTCTAGCCGGTCTTTGATCAGTTCATGCTTGAGGCCCACTTCGAACTGCTCGGCAACCTCTGCCTCGTAGGTCACGTTGCTGCCGCTATGGCCTACGTTTGGAGCATGACTCAGGCTCCAATCGGCGAAGTACGACGTACTGTCGGTCGCTTGCCATACCACTCCCAAGCGTGGAGATAGCGTCGACTGTTCTCCTTTCCCTGTTTCGCCGCCCGACTCCTTGGCCCGGTTCTCGAATCGGTCTGCGCGCAAGCCCACCTGAAGTGTGAGTGACGGTGTCAATCCGATTAGGTCCTGAATGTACAACCCGTAATCCTTGCCTTGCGATTCGTGGCCAATCAATGGGTCGGCAGGCGTCAGACCTGAACGGTAATCAGGGTCGCTTAGATCCAAGGTCATAGTGGACACCTGTGAGCCTGAGTTCGCAAGTTTTTGCAAGCTATAGTCGGCACCGATCAGCAACTGGTGTTTGACGTCGCCGGTGAACACATCACCCACCAATTCGGCGCGGGTGCCGAACTGCCGCGAAGACTCATCTGCGTCGCTGTAAACGGAATAGTCGAGCAGACTACCAGTGGGGACTGTGCTGCCAGGAAAAGACTGAGTCGAACGCTGCCTTGCGTACGTGTACTGCCCGGCGAGGCGCAGTTTCCAGGCGTCGGACAGCTGATGCTCGAACATCAGGGTTTCAGAAAGCGTGTCGTTCTTCCCATAATCACCATCAACTCCCGGATACATCTTGCTGGTGAGACCGTAGTAGCGGGTTCTGGATAGATCGCGATAGTTGGCGACGGCAGGTACACCAAGATCGAATCCATTACGGTTGAGATGGTTGTACTCACTTAGCAGCGTCAGAGAGGTACCGTCGTGGTTGTCCCACGTCACGGCGGGTGCGAATGACCATGAATGATCACGGGTTTCATCGCGGAATGTTGCATCCTGTTCCGCAGACGCGTTGAGCCGCACGCTTACGTCGTCGCTCAACACCCTATTCACATCCAGCGTACTACGCGCCATGTCGTATCGTCCTGCCGTACCGCTAATCTCACCGAAGTCACTCCATTCCGGCCTTTTGGAAACAGTGTTGATGTATCCACCAATCGCACCGATGCCGCCGTACAACGCGCCAGCGGGGCCCTTGAAAATCTCGACCTGATCAATGTTCTGTACATCGCGGAAAGCGTAGTAGCCGTAATTGCGGAAACCATCGCGCAGACCATTGCTTTCACTGAAGCCCCGGATGTTGAAAAAAGTTGCGCCATTACCCCCGTAATTCGCTTCGGCATGTACACCGCTGACGGTCTCAGCTACCTGATCGATGCGGGTGACCCCTCGGTCTTTGAGCAGGTCGTTGGGAACAACTTGGATGGAGGCCGGGTAATCCTTGAGTGCAACATCCGTTCTGCTGGTATTGGCGGACTTCGGCGTGATGTAGCTCGAAATTGAAGTGCCTACAACTGAGGTGGCTGGCAGGTCGACGGCAGGATAAGCGGACGCTGAGTGCGACGATGCGGTATCGCCAACATCCGAGGTGATGTTGTCTTTCGCGAGCACAAGGCCCGGTGTGCACAAGATTGCCGCAAGATAAAATTCAGAGGCGAGCGGGCACACAGGCCGCCGGATAAAGGTGCTGTTCATAGTGAAATTCTTTTGAGTTGGCAGCAATGCAACTCGCTGCCGCTCAAGGCAGCGCGTTACGATTCAGGTAGTTCCCCTATGTAATGTTCACGCTGATCCGCTCTGGCCCAAATCAGGGCCGAGCGTGCAAACAGCATGAAAACAGGGGCATTAGGCCGGACTCATGGCGCGCGAGGTTGAAGGCTCAGTAATAGCGCGGTAGGGTGTGACAAGGGTGCCAGTTGGCGAGGAACTGGACGAACTTGTCGACGCCGCAGTAGCCAGGCCAACACTGTGAACAGCATCAACCCTAGCGGCAGCGAGGCGGCGAAAAAACAATCGCCGAAGAGAGAGTCCATGCCGTGCATAGGCGGCATGTCCTGGCTCGTAGATGCCTGACTCATGTGGTGGCGGGAGTGATCCATCACCATGGGATGCCCCATGGATATTGCCTCATCAGACCGTGACGGCTCATTGGAGGCAAACATCTTCTGCAACATCTGCCCGTGCCCAATGCTGCACGCCATGCTGTTAAAGAGCACAAGGAGCAGCAAGGCTTTAGCTAAGTGGCAGAGAGAAGAACGGTACTTATCCATGGCTGCGAAATGTATCACCGCCTCGACGGTAAGGCTAATTACTAACCGGCCTTTTGGAACTTCCACCCCTGTCACGCCATAGCTGGAATCTAATACGTAATTTGTCGTGAGGTTTCCGGCATGATCGAAATGGACGTTTGACCGGAATCCACAAATCCTGTGCTTTCTGCCATTTATGACTGTCCGCTATGGGCTCGGTTTGGCCTGTCGCACCGCTTGCTTCGGGTCGAGCCCAGCCAGTCATGGAGATCATGTGCACTGGTCAAGTCGGATGCAAACGGCTGGTCAAGTTGAATGCAAACAGGTGGTCACGTCCATGCAAATACTCACCATACACTGAGTGGCCAGAAGGGCGGTTTTATACGCCGCCAAAGAGGAAAAACTATGCATCGAACAACTGCTCGCCTGGTGGTAAGACCGCCAACCGCCGATGATCTGGAAAGTCTTTTCACCATCTACGGTGACCCTGCAACTCACCAGTTCAACCCTTCCGGACCCTTGCGGGATCTCGGCCAAGCTGAGGCTCTTCTTCATGTCTGGTTGAAGCACTGGGAAGACAAGGGCTATGGCCAGTGGGCAATTTCGACGTGTGAAGCTCCGCAGAACTTGATTGGCTTCGGAGGCCTCGATGCTCGAATGTACGTCGACGTTGAGCGTCTGAATCTCGGGTATCGATTTGCCGCCACGGCTTGGGGCAAAGGATATGCGACAGAGCTCAGCCAAGCAGCACTTGATTACGGTTTTGAGGAGCTTGGCTTAAATGAAGTCTTTGCGGTGGTGCGGCCCAACCATTCGGCCTCGATCCGTGTTTTGGAAAAGATTGGTATGCGGATTGTCGATTTTTTGGATGACGTTCCAGGGCAGCCGCCTAGCCTGGTATTCAAAGCCAGACGGTCAGGCTGAACAGCTAAGCTACGCGGGCCCGCGTAAGGGATCGCGCACGGTTGAGTTTTTTCAGGCAGCGCACTTAGCAAAATAGCTTCGGTGTTCGGTCTTACGGTATCGGAGCAGCCACTCAATTAAGGCAATGACGGTAAGAGCTTCATCTTATTTTTGACGAACGCGAGAAACGCTTTTGTCAGGCGTGATGGAGTCATTCGTTCGGAGGTTACGATGGCATATTCAAAGTCAAGCTCGGGTGCAAACGGTCTTACCACCACCTTATTACCGAGCGTGTTGGCTACTGCCGGGTCTATGATGGACACGCCTGCGCCGCAGCTAACAAAGGACGCGATAGCCGCTGACAGCTGGCATTCGATGTTTAGCTGGCGCTCTATCTGGCGGTTTGCGAATAGCTCATCGATGATGCGTCGGGTGTCCAGTTCTTTGGGGAATGAGATAAATGACTCTCCGGCTAAGTCCTCAGGAGTAATGCACTCCAGCTCTGCCAGCCTATGTCCATGGGGCAAAATACATCGCATGGGCGCTGTAAACAGCCGCTCTAGCTTTACGCCAGGCTGCCACGTCGTGTAAGTAATAAAGCCTAAGTCGCATTGCTCGTTAGCCACCATCTCACTCACGACTTTTGTTCCGTGAATTGCGAAAACCACAGTAACGCCCGCATGCAGCGAGATGAACTCTGAGATCCAGGCTGGCAGTAATCCTTCGGCCAACGCGGGGGCGCAGCATACGGTCAAAGCGCCTTTGTTTACCGAGCGAATCTGACGCGCTGCATGAGCAATCCTCTCCACTCCGACAAAAGAGCGCTCCACCTCCCGATACAGCAGCGCGGCATCAGAGGTCGGAAACAGCCGACCTTTCTCCCGTGTAAAAAGCTTGAAACCCACTTCCTCCTCAAGATCGACGATCAATCGGGTCACGGCAGGCTGGGTGATACTCATCATCTCTGCTGCGCTGGTGACTGAATGTCTGAGCATCACTGCACGAAAGGCTTCGAGCTGTCTGTTTTTCATTTCTTTTCTCTTTATCATATCTAGACATTAATATGCGCTAACTTGGCGCGCTAGCGCACTGTATAGGTGCATTTGCAGCCAGATACAGGTGATTAACTCCTAGATATGCCAATTTATCAAAGCAAAATAGCAGAAAGATGCTAATCATTCTGTTTGTATAGGTCATAACATTTGGACATTGGTTTTGTGTGAAAGGTAATTGGATCTCTTGGTTACTAGGGCAGACACTAGGTTTGCCCGGAATGTGCGGGCATTGACAGTGGCACTCAAATCAGGAGTCAACATGATCAGAAGATTCGCCCCCGCACTCGTCGCGGCATCACTGTTCGCAAGTCACGTCCAAGCAGACCAGCCCATTCTGTACGTTGCTGTTTTTGGTGGTTCTTTTGAGAAACTGCTCAAAGAGCAGATCGTGCCGGACTTCGAAAAGCTGACCAGCAGCAAGGTGATTCTGGTCCCGGGCGATACGACAACCACTATGGCACGCATGCAGGCTCAGAAAGGTAAGCAGACTTTGGACGTTGCCTTCCTGGACGATGGCCCGATGTCCCAGGCTGCTCAGTTGGGTTATTGCGAGACGTTGACCGATGCTCCAATTTACAAGGACTTATTCGACGTCGCTCACTTCAAAAGTAATAAGGCTGTGACCATCGGGCTCAACGGTACTGGCATTGTTTACAACGAGCGAGTATTCGCGGCCAAGGGATGGCCCCCCCCCACGTCGTGGAAAGATTTGGCGAACCCTTTATATAAAGGGCACGTTCAGTTTCCAAGCATCACGAACGGTTACGGTCTCGAGGGCCTGGTGATGTTTGCGCGCCTCAATGGTGGGGGCGAGCAGACCATCGAGCCGGGGTTTACTGCGATAAAGACGAGCGTGGCACCTAATGTTCTGTCCTTCGATCCATCACCTGGAAAAATTTCCGAACTGTTCCAGAACGACAGCCTCTGGATTGGCGTTTGGGGGTCCGGTCGCACCCAAGCATTGCGCAATCAAGGCGTACCGGTGAAGTTCGTCGCTCCTAAAGAAGGGGCTATGGCCTTAGGACTAAGCGTGTGCCCGGTCAAGCATGAGACCGTAAATACTTTGGCTCAGAAGTTTGTCCAGTACACCTTGAGTCCGGAAGTACAGGTGCTTTTTGCTGATGGAGAAGGTGTGGCGCCAGTCAATAAGCACACCAAGTTACCACCTGCAGTTCTGGCAAAGGTTCCAGATCAAGAGACCGTTGAGGGAATGCTC
This genomic window from Pseudomonas sp. G.S.17 contains:
- a CDS encoding GNAT family N-acetyltransferase; protein product: MHRTTARLVVRPPTADDLESLFTIYGDPATHQFNPSGPLRDLGQAEALLHVWLKHWEDKGYGQWAISTCEAPQNLIGFGGLDARMYVDVERLNLGYRFAATAWGKGYATELSQAALDYGFEELGLNEVFAVVRPNHSASIRVLEKIGMRIVDFLDDVPGQPPSLVFKARRSG
- a CDS encoding ABC transporter substrate-binding protein, with product MIRRFAPALVAASLFASHVQADQPILYVAVFGGSFEKLLKEQIVPDFEKLTSSKVILVPGDTTTTMARMQAQKGKQTLDVAFLDDGPMSQAAQLGYCETLTDAPIYKDLFDVAHFKSNKAVTIGLNGTGIVYNERVFAAKGWPPPTSWKDLANPLYKGHVQFPSITNGYGLEGLVMFARLNGGGEQTIEPGFTAIKTSVAPNVLSFDPSPGKISELFQNDSLWIGVWGSGRTQALRNQGVPVKFVAPKEGAMALGLSVCPVKHETVNTLAQKFVQYTLSPEVQVLFADGEGVAPVNKHTKLPPAVLAKVPDQETVEGMLSVDWDVVNAMRPAWIQQWNRQIEQ
- a CDS encoding TonB-dependent siderophore receptor is translated as MNSTFIRRPVCPLASEFYLAAILCTPGLVLAKDNITSDVGDTASSHSASAYPAVDLPATSVVGTSISSYITPKSANTSRTDVALKDYPASIQVVPNDLLKDRGVTRIDQVAETVSGVHAEANYGGNGATFFNIRGFSESNGLRDGFRNYGYYAFRDVQNIDQVEIFKGPAGALYGGIGAIGGYINTVSKRPEWSDFGEISGTAGRYDMARSTLDVNRVLSDDVSVRLNASAEQDATFRDETRDHSWSFAPAVTWDNHDGTSLTLLSEYNHLNRNGFDLGVPAVANYRDLSRTRYYGLTSKMYPGVDGDYGKNDTLSETLMFEHQLSDAWKLRLAGQYTYARQRSTQSFPGSTVPTGSLLDYSVYSDADESSRQFGTRAELVGDVFTGDVKHQLLIGADYSLQKLANSGSQVSTMTLDLSDPDYRSGLTPADPLIGHESQGKDYGLYIQDLIGLTPSLTLQVGLRADRFENRAKESGGETGKGEQSTLSPRLGVVWQATDSTSYFADWSLSHAPNVGHSGSNVTYEAEVAEQFEVGLKHELIKDRLDANLAVFNLDRNHILTTDPNNPLLQVLTGKQRSQGVELDITGNITPRWKTAASYTYTVPKVRSDSNYPTGDVLSGVPRHSASLWTAYQLEYVEGLQLGGGLYYVGSREATLPNTFKLSGYVRTDLMASYKIGSWTTQLNVFNLFDREYYTGGTAATFDYTLMPSPPRTLQLTETYRF
- a CDS encoding LysR substrate-binding domain-containing protein, which gives rise to MKNRQLEAFRAVMLRHSVTSAAEMMSITQPAVTRLIVDLEEEVGFKLFTREKGRLFPTSDAALLYREVERSFVGVERIAHAARQIRSVNKGALTVCCAPALAEGLLPAWISEFISLHAGVTVVFAIHGTKVVSEMVANEQCDLGFITYTTWQPGVKLERLFTAPMRCILPHGHRLAELECITPEDLAGESFISFPKELDTRRIIDELFANRQIERQLNIECQLSAAIASFVSCGAGVSIIDPAVANTLGNKVVVRPFAPELDFEYAIVTSERMTPSRLTKAFLAFVKNKMKLLPSLP